In bacterium, the following are encoded in one genomic region:
- a CDS encoding transposase has protein sequence STAALEGTNTKIKLMQRQAYGFRDPEFFKLKIYALHEANYASAG, from the coding sequence CTCGACCGCCGCCCTGGAGGGAACAAACACCAAAATCAAACTCATGCAGAGGCAAGCCTATGGCTTCCGTGACCCCGAGTTCTTCAAGCTAAAGATCTATGCCCTGCACGAGGCCAACTACGCTTCAGCCGGATGA
- a CDS encoding MBL fold metallo-hydrolase translates to MRTAVLTTIALLVLAAPAVRAQDWDKFEFSATELRDGLWWLRGAGGNVAMSTGDDGVLLVDADYEQMGDKLVGFVRARTGAAAACVVSTHWHFDHVGGNEALAGAGAVIVAHENVRWRMAVEQRIELLEHVQPPSPEKALPAITFTDSLTLYWNGEQIVVFHPGGAHTDGDAVVHFRKANVIHTGDIFFNCGYPFIDTSCGGGIDGMIAAVETILGLCDAETLIVPGHGPLARRGDLETYLKMLADFRAAAAPLKAAGMSLEEVQAAGATAGLDEKWGQVFFPPDLFTAMVYLTLDRSRP, encoded by the coding sequence ATGAGAACCGCAGTGCTGACGACGATCGCCCTGCTCGTGCTGGCCGCCCCGGCCGTCCGGGCCCAGGACTGGGACAAGTTCGAGTTCTCGGCGACCGAGCTCCGCGACGGTCTCTGGTGGCTCCGCGGCGCCGGCGGCAACGTGGCCATGAGCACCGGTGACGACGGCGTGCTGCTCGTCGACGCCGACTACGAGCAGATGGGGGACAAGCTGGTCGGCTTCGTGCGCGCGCGGACCGGCGCGGCGGCCGCCTGCGTGGTGTCGACTCACTGGCATTTCGACCACGTCGGCGGCAACGAGGCCCTGGCCGGCGCCGGTGCCGTGATCGTCGCCCACGAGAACGTGCGCTGGCGCATGGCGGTCGAGCAGCGCATCGAGCTGCTGGAACACGTGCAGCCGCCTTCGCCCGAGAAGGCCCTGCCCGCGATCACCTTCACCGACTCGTTGACTCTGTACTGGAACGGCGAGCAGATCGTCGTCTTCCATCCGGGCGGCGCCCATACGGACGGCGATGCGGTCGTGCACTTCCGCAAGGCCAACGTGATCCACACCGGCGACATCTTCTTCAACTGCGGCTACCCCTTCATCGACACGTCCTGCGGCGGCGGCATCGACGGCATGATCGCCGCCGTCGAGACGATCCTCGGCCTCTGCGACGCGGAGACCTTGATCGTCCCCGGCCACGGACCGCTCGCCCGGCGCGGGGACCTGGAGACCTACCTGAAGATGCTGGCCGATTTCCGCGCCGCGGCCGCGCCGCTGAAGGCCGCGGGAATGTCGCTGGAGGAGGTCCAGGCGGCGGGCGCCACCGCCGGGCTGGACGAGAAGTGGGGCCAGGTCTTCTTCCCGCCGGACCTGTTCACCGCGATGGTCTATCTCACCCTGGACCGGTCGCGGCCGTAG
- a CDS encoding protein-disulfide reductase DsbD N-terminal domain-containing protein, whose protein sequence is MRPVLITAVLLLAAIAAVGQGMRDSSSVVSVRAPAAVSADVGETVSITVGIDIDKGWHLYAHGDTVYYGISVTGLDTVPLAAVAVDYPAGHRGKFLGETVTLLAGKEELTITGVLMAELDAPLAFELECQACDAKSCLAPAWIPFEVAVRPKE, encoded by the coding sequence ATGCGCCCCGTCCTGATAACCGCCGTCCTGCTGCTCGCCGCGATCGCCGCGGTGGGACAGGGCATGCGCGATTCGTCCTCGGTCGTGTCCGTCAGGGCGCCGGCCGCCGTGAGCGCCGACGTCGGCGAGACGGTCAGCATCACCGTCGGCATCGACATCGACAAGGGCTGGCATCTCTACGCCCACGGCGACACGGTCTACTACGGCATCTCCGTCACTGGCCTGGACACCGTGCCCCTGGCCGCAGTCGCGGTGGACTATCCCGCCGGGCACAGGGGCAAGTTCCTGGGAGAAACGGTCACGCTGCTGGCCGGCAAGGAGGAGCTGACCATCACGGGCGTGCTGATGGCCGAGCTCGACGCGCCCCTGGCCTTCGAGCTGGAATGCCAGGCCTGCGACGCCAAGTCCTGCCTCGCCCCCGCCTGGATCCCGTTCGAGGTGGCCGTGCGGCCCAAGGAGTGA
- a CDS encoding HAD-IIB family hydrolase, with amino-acid sequence MDDGKLLVAVDVDGTLLNTEFEDVVDPRVCAAIAGVRDAGHLFALCTGRNRRSAAHVIASAAGALDGVPQILLNGAMVIDGGRGRVLRAAGLPRDILRRLVELFRAHEVMPLMFTEDDAGGGVTIERQPPNGVLDRYLRRRGEKVGAVREVDDLLGHLPPAALEIGTIDLADKVRELDAAIRRDLGDAVQIVRTETLLARDEYLWLEVYRADCTKGSGLALLADARGVPRERIVAIGDNYNDLDMFAAAGHRVAMGNAPDEVRSAADRVAPHVAEQGAAVVLEEIAAGLYPVRGAARQESGDNPGGNPCAPS; translated from the coding sequence TTGGACGACGGCAAGCTGCTGGTGGCGGTCGATGTGGACGGCACGCTGCTGAACACCGAGTTCGAGGACGTGGTGGATCCGCGGGTGTGCGCGGCGATCGCGGGCGTCCGCGACGCGGGCCACCTGTTCGCCCTCTGCACCGGCCGCAACCGTCGCTCGGCCGCCCACGTGATCGCGTCCGCGGCCGGCGCGCTGGACGGCGTGCCGCAGATCCTGCTCAACGGCGCCATGGTCATCGACGGCGGGCGGGGGCGCGTCCTGCGCGCGGCCGGCCTGCCGCGCGACATCCTGCGTCGCCTGGTGGAGCTGTTCCGCGCCCACGAGGTCATGCCGCTGATGTTCACCGAGGACGACGCCGGCGGCGGCGTGACCATCGAGCGCCAGCCGCCCAACGGCGTACTGGACCGCTATCTGCGGCGGCGCGGCGAGAAGGTGGGGGCGGTGCGCGAGGTCGACGACCTGCTCGGGCATCTGCCGCCGGCGGCCCTGGAGATCGGCACCATCGATTTGGCCGACAAGGTGCGGGAGCTCGACGCGGCCATCCGGCGGGACCTCGGCGACGCGGTGCAGATCGTCAGGACGGAAACCCTGCTGGCCCGGGACGAATACCTCTGGCTCGAGGTGTACCGGGCGGATTGCACCAAGGGCAGCGGCCTCGCGCTGCTGGCGGATGCGCGGGGCGTGCCGCGGGAGCGCATCGTGGCCATCGGCGACAACTACAACGACCTTGATATGTTCGCGGCCGCCGGTCATCGTGTGGCCATGGGCAACGCGCCGGACGAGGTGCGGAGCGCGGCGGACCGCGTCGCGCCGCACGTGGCCGAACAGGGTGCGGCGGTCGTGCTCGAGGAGATCGCCGCGGGCCTCTATCCGGTACGGGGCGCCGCGCGGCAGGAGTCTGGCGACAATCCGGGAGGAAATCCATGCGCCCCGTCCTGA
- a CDS encoding acylphosphatase produces MSEQDPFDSFHAILAGRVQGVGFRWFVQQAAARRGLTGTVRNLRDGNVEVWAEGKQEALVEFLGVIARGPTHGRVDRLHLSWGGASGRWDDFHITT; encoded by the coding sequence ATGAGCGAACAGGACCCGTTCGACAGCTTTCACGCGATTCTCGCGGGCCGCGTCCAGGGGGTCGGCTTCCGCTGGTTCGTGCAGCAGGCGGCGGCGCGGCGCGGGTTGACCGGCACGGTGCGCAATTTGCGCGATGGGAACGTCGAGGTTTGGGCCGAGGGGAAGCAGGAGGCGCTGGTCGAGTTCCTGGGGGTGATCGCGCGCGGGCCGACCCACGGCCGGGTGGACCGCCTGCATCTGAGCTGGGGCGGCGCCTCGGGCCGCTGGGACGACTTCCACATCACGACATGA